Proteins encoded by one window of Xenopus tropicalis strain Nigerian chromosome 6, UCB_Xtro_10.0, whole genome shotgun sequence:
- the LOC100489788 gene encoding kinesin-like protein KIF20A: MDIRDESSVYPAELSSVLDPPACSTIIDALDSDSVLLSDPASHPLKVYLRVRPFSKAELASNEAQGCVTIENGELVSLRAPKDSSTMKNCERGIGQSVHKFTFTRIFGHETSQAEFFEGTMKEVVNSFSDGQNGLVFTYGVTNAGKTFTIQGTPKDGGILPRSLDVIFSHMKGRQYRRMNLKPYLSNDIMKLEAAQVKQEESMKASLLSSLKEDGMKSVPSSSNLKQSMSTSCESISNDGSVCGSLECEDGDAVQFSAWVAFFEIYNEYVYDLLDQFPSSKNQKRPALKICDDQSGNSYVKDLKWINIASTEEACKILQFGNKNRSLASTRMNQQSSRSHSIFTVRLLKLTADDDPRVLTVSEMSLCDLAGSERCNKTQTVGDRLKEAGNINNSLLILGKCIGALKQSQNPKKASYVPFRESKLTRLFQPFFCGKGKACMIVNINQCASTYDETLHVMKFSAVAKQVVQSIQPRNFEFMGPRMVGKDGKVITEIDPNISVEELLSDDEDEELDVTMNPEDLLKKIEEVREKLLAERQSKLVLELQIRKEMGEAMYQQMVDLDETWSKRFEDLKETHEEQLESRLEMYKKAIKNHAYRQAMDELEENYVPLDEFQAEQEKVEEKEQRIQELEIALGLRNPSGEEETSQGALEALTKRCQDKEKVIATLKAQVQGIKEEASLTAMKLNEENQFLKQHLKIKEQEVKGLQSLAERAIQLEASVTELQAEVDQSRKLLSSVEVCEPKPKKGLFSNIRNTMGGTPKRMASKTQEKPEEVSATSRKRPLLSRK, from the exons ATGGATATTAGAGACGAGAGTTCTGTGTATCCAGCAGAGTTGAGCTCTGTTCTCGACCCCCCTGCATGCAGTACTATCATTGACGCTCTAGATTCTGACTCCGTATTGTTG AGCGATCCGGCTTCTCACCCACTGAAAGTGTACCTGAGAGTGCGGCCCTTTTCAAAAGCAGAGCTTGCAAGCAATGAAGCACAG GGTTGTGTGACTATTGAGAATGGGGAGTTGGTATCTTTGCGGGCGCCTAAAGATTCTTCTACAATGAAAAACTGTGAAAGGGGAATCGGGCAGTCTGTGCACAAGTTCACATTTACTAGG ATTTTTGGCCATGAAACATCACAAGCAGAGTTTTTTGAGGGCACAATGAAAGAGGTGGTGAATTCCTTTTCTGATGGACAGAATGGACTTGTCTTCACGTACGGAGTGACCAACGCTGGCAAAACTTTTACCATTCAAG GTACCCCAAAAGATGGGGGTATCTTACCCCGGTCACTGGATGTGATTTTCAGTCATATGAAAGGGAGGCAGTACCGCAGGATGAATTTGAAGCCCTATCTTAGCAACGATATCATGAAACTAGAGGCGGCGCAGGTTAAACAGGAGGAATCCATGAAAGCCTCACTCCTTTCTTCATTAAAAGAG GATGGCATGAAAAGTGTCCCAAGCTCAAGTAACCTGAAGCAAAGTATGTCCACGTCTTGTGAAAGCATCTCAAATGATGGGTCAG TCTGTGGATCTCTTGAATGTGAGGATGGAGATGCTGTTCAGTTCTCTGCTTGGGTGGCTTTCTTTGAAATCTACAATGAGTATGTCTATGACTTGCTGGACCAGTTTCCTTCATCAAAGAACCAAAAGCGACCAGCCTTAAAAATCTGTGATGACCAATCAGGCAATTCTTATGTAAAAG attTAAAGTGGATAAATATTGCTAGTACTGAAGAAGCCTGCAAAATATTACAGTTTGGCAACAAGAACCGAAGTCTGGCATCAACTCGCATGAACCAACAGTCTAGCAGGAG cCACAGCATATTTACAGTCAGGCTTCTGAAACTTACTGCCGATGATGATCCGCGAGTCCTCACAGTGTCGGA AATGTCCCTGTGTGATCTGGCCGGATCTGAGCGGTGCAATAAAACTCAAACAGTTGGCGACAGACTGAAAGAAGCTGGAAACATCAATAATTCTCTTCTCATCCTTGGCAAGTGTATCGGGGCCCTGAAGCAAAGTCAGAATCCCAA AAAGGCCAGCTATGTCCCATTCAGGGAAAGCAAGCTGACTAGGCTATTCCAGCCCTTCTTCTGTGGCAAGGGCAAGGCGTGCATGATTGTGAACATAAACCAGTGTGCTTCAACATATGATGAGACCCTGCATGTCATGAAGTTTTCAGCTGTAGCGAAACAA GTGGTTCAGTCAATTCAACCCAGAAACTTTGAATTTATGGGCCCAAGGATGGTTGGAAAAGATGGAAAGGTAATCACAGAGATTGATCCAAATATTTCTGTTGAGGAACTTCTTTCTGATGATGAGGACGAGGAGCTGGATGTCACCATGAATCCAGAG gaTCTGCTGAAAAAGATAGAAGAAGTCAGAGAGAAACTTCTTGCTGAACGGCAGAGCAAACTAGTTCTTGAACTGCAGATCCGAAAAGAGATGGGTGAAGCGATGTATCAGCAGATGGTTGATCTTGATGAAACATGGAG TAAACGCTTTGAGGATCTGAAGGAAACTCACGAGGAACAGCTTGAAAGCAGACTTGAAATGTACAAGAAGGCAATAAAGAATCATGCCTATCGGCAGGCAATGGATGAGCTTGAAGAGAATTATGTCCCACTGGACGAATTCCAAGCTGAACAAGAGAAAGTTGAG GAAAAGGAGCAGAGAATACAAGAGTTAGAGATTGCTCTTGGCCTCAGGAACCCATCAGGGGAAGAGGAAACAAGCCAAG GTGCTTTAGAAGCATTAACAAAGCGATGCCAAGACAAGGAGAAG GTTATTGCCACTCTGAAGGCTCAGGTTCAGGGTATAAAAGAAGAAGCCTCTTTAACTGCGATGAAACTAAACGAAGAAAACCAATTCCTTAAGCAGCACCTGAAAATAAAG GAGCAGGAAGTGAAAGGTCTCCAGAGCCTGGCCGAACGCGCCATTCAACTTGAGGCTTCGGTAACGGAACTGCAGGCTGAAGTGGACCAAAGCCGCAAACTCTTGTCCTCTGTGGAAGTCTGTGaaccaaaaccaaaaaaaggCTTGTTCTCTAATATTAGAAACACTATGGGTGGCACACCTAAGAGAATGGCCAGTAAGACTCAGGAGAAACCTGAGGAAGTCTCTGCCACTTCTAGAAAACGACCACTTCTCTCTCGCAAATGA